Proteins co-encoded in one Daphnia carinata strain CSIRO-1 chromosome 3, CSIRO_AGI_Dcar_HiC_V3, whole genome shotgun sequence genomic window:
- the LOC130698650 gene encoding uncharacterized protein LOC130698650 codes for MKGYTRVRILSVWVVLAILAGGLHNVAGHGRMLDPPSRSSMWRLGFQTPRNYDDNGLNCGGRSVQHNSINKGRCGECGDEWSLPRPRSNDEGGLYGTGTIGQTYKTGSYVRVSVELTSSHLGYFEFRLCPKRSAGELVTQECLDNYLLRLSDGSTRYQVPDYTATWHDMIVKLPDGLTCDHCVMQWYYTTGNSPGLCGDGTNSVDCYQESFVNCADVAIIA; via the exons ATGAAGGGTTATACAAGAGTACGGATTTTATCGGTTTGGGTGGTGCTTGCGATCCTTGCGGGGGGTCTCCACAATGTTGCAGGTCACGGAAGAATGTTGGATCCTCCATCCAGGTCCTCCATGTGGCGATTAGGTTTCCAAACGCCCAGGAATTACGACGATAACGGCCTCAATTGCGGTGGAAGATCG GTCCAGCACAACAGCATCAATAAGGGCCGGTGCGGTGAATGTGGGGACGAATGGAGTCTGCCCCGGCCGAGATCAAACGACGAAGGTGGCCTTTATGGAACTGGCACGATCGGCCAAACTTACAAAACAGGCTCG TACGTCCGGGTGTCGGTGGAATTAACGTCCAGTCATTTGGGTTATTTCGAATTTCGACTTTGCCCAAAACGGTCAGCTGGGGAATTAGTGACGCAAGAATGTCTCGACAATTATTTACTTCGTTTATCCGATGGATCAACTCGTTATCAGGTGCCGGATTACACGGCCACTTGGCACGATATGATCGTTAAGTTACCTGACGGGTTAACGTGCGATCATTGCGTCATGCAATGGTATTACACGACAG GTAATAGTCCGGGCCTTTGTGGAGATGGAACAAATTCGGTGGATTGCTATCAAGAGTCATTTGTTAATTGCGCTGATGTGGCCATTATCGCATAA
- the LOC130698648 gene encoding uncharacterized protein LOC130698648 — protein sequence MFSDFVGVLLIICSCIFIANGHGILYDPPGRSSMWRFGFNVPMNENDTGLNCGGREAQHFDEVNQGRCGECGDEYKLSRPRPHDEGGLYGTGIIGQTYVEASIVRLTVQITANHLGYFVFRLCPKQSADELVTQECLDRYPLELVELPGQGDGIIVEGTKFQIGSSTGLYFPSVRLPEGVTCQNCVLQWYYSTGNSPGLCPGGGNGYCYQETFVNCADVAIVPRA from the exons ATGTTTAGTGACTTTGTTGGCGTCTTGTTAATCATTTGCAGCTGCATCTTCATAGCGAATGGACATGGCATTCTCTACGATCCACCCGGACGATCCTCCATGTGGCGGTTCGGTTTTAACGTGCCCATGAACGAGAACGACACGGGCCTTAATTGCGGTGGTAGAGAG GCTCAGCACTTTGACGAAGTTAATCAGGGACGTTGTGGTGAATGCGGTGATGAATATAAACTAAGCCGGCCTAGACCCCATGACGAGGGAGGCCTTTATGGTACGGGCATTATCGGACAGACTTATGTCGAAGCATCG attgTTCGACTAACAGTTCAAATAACAGCCAATCATTTGGGCTATTTCGTGTTCCGATTGTGCCCGAAACAATCAGCTGATGAACTGGTGACGCAGGAATGCCTGGACAGATATCCACTTGAACTTGTCGAATTGCCTGGACAAGGTGATGGGATCATAGTCGAAGGCACCAAATTTCAAATCGGCAGTTCAACTGGCCTCTATTTCCCGAGTGTCCGGCTACCAGAAGGCGTCACTTGCCAAAACTGCGTCCTGCAGTGGTACTACAGCACAG GTAATAGCCCCGGACTGTGTCCAGGGGGTGGCAATGGA